In the Candidatus Methylomirabilota bacterium genome, TGCCGAGGTAGACGCGAGAGACCAGGCGATTGCTCGCGCGCTGGAGGAGCAGCTCAAACGAGATCCGCAGCTCCAGAACGCGGTCATCGACGCCCGCGTGGATGCGGGTGTCGTCACGCTGCGCGGACAGGTCCGAAGCCCCGCCGCCGGCTCTCGCGCGGCCGAGCTGGCGCGCGCGGCGCCTGGAGTTCGATCAGTAAGGAACGAGCTCTCGTCAGCTCAGCTCACCGAGCCCGGGTAATTCGCCCCTCAGAGCCCAATTTCTAGCCGATCGGCGGCTGTGGCACATGCGATGCAGCCGCTATCCTCATCCGCAGTCAATCATGCCGTGGGCAGGGGGCGGAACGGCTGCCCTCAGCCGCAAAGCTGGCCGTAAATGGGCGGTGTGCGGGCTTCGTCGTATGAATCGGGAGTGGCCTTCCCGTCATCGACTCGAGGAGGGCCCCAGGCGGTGAGCCTGAGACTTCCAGCGAGGAGGACAGACAATGCTTCGACGAATGGTTCTTGGCGCTGTCGTGTTAGCGGCCCTCACGGGAGCCGCGGGCGCGGCGGCGGCGCAGGTGAGCGTAAACATCGGAATCAACCTTCCGGCCCCGCCGCATCTGGTCGTTGTGCCGGCCAGCCCGGTCATGTACGCGCCGGCCGTTGAGGCCAACTACTTCTTCTACGGTGGCCAGTACTACGTCTTCACCAATGGTGGCTGGTATGTGGGTCCCCGGCACAATGGGCCGTGGGTCGTGGTGGCGCCGGAGTTCATTCCGCGGCCTATCCTCGCGGTGCCGGTTCGCTACTACCGCACGCCACCTCCGGAGTGGAGGCATTGGCGGCGCGAAGGACCACCTCAGTGGGCTCCCGCATGGGGACGGCGTTGGGAGGAGGAGCGCGGCGAGCGTCGTCATGACGCGGTTCGAGACGACCGTCGCGACGAGCCGCGTGAGGGACGCGAGGGACCTGGACGCGAGGGACCTGGACGCGAGGGCCCTGGAGGACATGACAACCGGGGTCGCGGTCATCGCGGCGGCTAGTCCAACTTCAAGCAAAGCATCGCGTTCATGAGGTAGGCAGGGGGGCGGTCCCGGACCGCCCCCCTGCCTCCCCCACGCCAGCTCACCCCTCGACTGTTTTCGCAGCGAATACGTCACGGCGGTACTCCCGTCTATCACGGCAGGAGGTCAGGTCATGAGACTCGCATTGATCGCGCTGACCGGATGGCTTCTGGGCGGGTGTGTCCTGGTTCCGGCCCCCGCTCCCTACGCCTATGCACCGCCCCCGCCGCCGCCCAGAGTGATTTACGCGTATCCGGTCTACCCCGTCTACCCATACCAGCCCTACTACTATCGTCACTGGTACGGCCGCTGACAGCTGTCCGCTCAGCTCCAGAATCCTCCTGATTTGCGATAGGCTGGGGAGCGGGTGGCCCGCCGTGTCTCTTTGGCCGACCCGACAGGAGGATGTCTCCGCATGTATCTGCCGGCGCACTTCGAGGAGACGCGGGTCGAGGTGATTCATCGGCTGATTCGCGAGCATCCGCTGGCCGTGCTGGTGACGCTCGGCGCGGCCGGGCTCAATGCCAACCACATCCCGCTCGAGATCGATCCCGAGCCGGCGCCGTTTGGAACGCTCCGCGGTCACGTGGCGCGCGCCAATCCTGTGTGGCGCGACTTCGCGCGCGACGTCGAGGCGCTCACCGTGTTCCAGGGCCCGCAGGCCTACATCAGCCCCGCCTGGTATCAGACCAAGAAGGAGACGGGCAAGGTTGTCCCGACCTTTAACTACATCGTGGTCCACGCCTACGGATCGTTGCGCATCATCCAGGACGAGGCCTGGCTGCGCGGCCTCGTGGAGCGGCTCACCACCCGCCATGAATCGGGCCGGCCTGAGCCGTGGAAGGTCTCGGACGCTCCCGAGGATTTCATCAAGACGCAGCTACGGGCCATTGTCGGAATCGAGATGCCGGTGACCCGCCTGCTCGGGAAATGGAAGGTGAGTCAGAACCGGCCGCCCGTGGACCGCGAAGGGGTGGTCCGGGGGCTCAACGCGATGAACGATGTCGATGCGGCGGCGATGGCGAGGTTGGTGAAGGGGCCCCAAACCTCCTAGGAATCAGCCCCCTCACCCTGCCCTCTCCCCCGATGGGGGAGAGGATGAGATACAGGGCGGGGCCGTTTCAGCCGCCCAGGCTAAGATCTACGGGCCAGGGGTCCCCTCAGGAGGCGCCCAGGAAGCGCGCCGGTGTGCTTGCCGTCGCGCAGGACGGTCTCGCCATTGACCACGGTGGCGGAGAAGCCCCGGGCGCGCTGGATCAGGCGGCGGGCCCCCGCGGGCAAGTCATTGACCACCTCGGGCATCTCGGCGCCCACGGTGTCGGGATCGAAGACCACGAGGTCGGCGGCGAAGCCTTCCCGGATCAGGCCACGATCCGTGAATCCCCACTGCGTGGCGGTGTCGAAGGTGAGCATCCGCACCCCCTCCTCGAGCGTGAGGGCCTGCTTCGCGCGCACCCAGTAGCTGAGCAGGTGGGTCTGAAGCGAAGCGTCCATGAGCTGCGAGACGTGGGCGCCTGAATCGGAGAAGGTCACCACCGTGCGCGGGTGCTTGATCAGCTCCAGCGCGTAGTCCTGGTTCTCGTTCGCAACAGGATGCAAGAAGAAGACTTCCATGTCCTTCTCGAGGGCGAGGTCGATCATGGCCTCCACCGGATCGCAGCCGCGCTCTCGGGCCACCTCGGAGATGGAGCGGTGCGGACCGTCCGGAGTCTCCATGACGAAGAGCCACTCGAACGGCACCGGCCGTGCCTCCGTGCCCAAGGCTTTCCCCTCGTCGCGCTCGCGCGACGCGCGCACCAGCGCGCGCCGAAGCTCGGGATCGCGCAAGCGACGTGCCTGCTCCGGGAGGGGAAGGGCCCGCAGCTCTTTCCACACGGGCAGCCGGTCGAAGGGAAGCTGGGTCTTGAAAGAGAGCACGGACGATAGCGCCCGGCTGTGCACCTGCGCGAACATGCGGCCGCCCGCGGCCGCGGTGTCTTCGAGCAAATCGAGATAGGTCCGCCAGACGGCCGGGGCATCTCGGCGCGTGAAGAGGCCAAAGGTCACGGGCCGTCCCGTCTCGACGGCGAGATCGCGCAGCCGCCTCTGGTAATCGCGCAAGCCTGGATCGTTGTCGGCCCGGTCCACGCCTTCGCCCGCGATCTCGAAGATGCCGGCATTCATCTCGCCCATGGCCCCGACGAGCCGCCGCACCTCGTCCCACGTGGCCACGCGGCTGGCCACGGGCCGCCGGTCCGGGGTCTCGTGACTCGGCGAGCGCGAGGTCGTGAAGCCCATGGCCCCCGCCGCGATGGCCTCGCGTAGCTCGCGCTCCATCGCGGCCAGATCGTCCTCGGTGGCCGGCTTCTCGAAGGCCCGCTCGCCCATGACATAGGTCCGGAGGGCGGAGTGGCCAAGGTAGCCAGAATAGTTGATCCCCTTGGGCAGGGATTCGAGCGTGTCGAGGAACTGCGGGAAGGTGGTCCAGCGCCAGTCGATCCCGGCCTCCATGGCCTCCACCGAGATGTCTTCAGCCCGCTGGAGATTGCGGATGACCAGGTGCCGGTCTTCCTTGGCGCAGGGAGCCAGGGTGAACCCACAGTTGCCCATGACCACGCTGGTGATTCCGTGCCAGCACGAGCAGGTGCCGAGGGGATCCCAGAAGATCTGGGCGTCCATGTGGGTGTGGCCGTCCACGAAACCGGGTGACACCACGCGCCCGTCGGCGTCGATGACCTCGCGAGCGGATTCTCGGATGCGGCCGATGGCGGAGATCCGGCCGCCGGTCACGCCGACGTCGCCCCGGTATCGGGGCTGCCCGGATCCATCCACCACCCAGCCATTCTTGATCACGAGGTCATAGGACATCTCCTGCTCCTCTCTGCCCCTCCAGGGGGTTAGCTACCAGGCTGGCCACATGGTACTCCAGCTCCCGGTCTCCGGACGGCCTTCGTGAAATAGCGGTCAGAGAGGCAGCTTCCATTAACATGGCGTAGGCGACTGGGGGCTCCCGGCGCATCGAACGCGAACTCTCTTCGAGGAGGCGACACCGTGCGCACGACAGCGAGATCAGCGAAAGTCATCCTCTTGATGCTGGCCCTCGCGGGGTTGCTGACCGGATGTCCGAAGCGTCCCGTGGCCACGGGCGTGGCGGCGCCGGCGCCTCCGGCTCCTACCGCGACGCCGGCCCCGACCCCGGCGCCTCCCGCCATGGTCACCCCGGCCCCGGCACCCGCTCCCGCTCCGCCGCCCCGGGCTGCGCAGTTCGTCGAGAATGACAACCTGAAGGACGTCTATTTCGACTTCGACAAGTCCGACATCCGTCCCCCGGACGCCAAGATCCTCGATGCCAATGCCGCCTGGCTGAAGACGCGGGGCAATGATCTCGTCCTCATCGAGGGCCACTGCGACGAGCGGGGCACCAATGAGTACAACCTGGCCCTGGGCGAGCGGCGCGCGCGGGCCACCATGAACTACCTGCTCGCGCAGGGATTGCCGGCCAGCCGCATCACCATCATCTCCTATGGCAAAGAGCGGCCCGTCTGCAGCGAGCACGCCGAGAGCTGCTGGGCCCGGAACCGACGGGCGCACTTCCTCGTCAAGAGCCAGTAGCGCGCGCCCGACCCGACAGCCGTCTGGCCGCCGTGATGGTCCGGCGCAGACGGCTGTCTTGTCTTCCGAGGGCGCGGCCAACTCCAACGGCATGGTCTAATGGGCGCCAGGGAGCCCGCCGCCGGGGCGGGTCGATCGAGGCAACGGGATGGGGGGGCATGCCATGGATTCGAGCAACAGGGGGCGCGACTATAGCCGTCGGGAGTTTCTGATCGTCTCGCTGGGGACGGCCGGCATGGTGCTCGTGGCCTCGGAGGCGCGGGCCGCTCCGGCCTGTGGCGTGGACGGCGCCGTCACTCCGCCTCAAACGGAGGGGCCGTACTTCAAGCCGAGCTCCCCCGCGCGCGCTTCGCTGATCGAGCCCGGAGTCAGCGGCACCAAGCTGGTCATCGAAGGGTCGGTGGTGACAACCGACTGCAAGCCGGTACGTGGCGCCCGGCTGGACTTCTGGCAGGCCGACGCCGACGGCCACTATGACAACAGCGGAAACCGGCTACGGGGGCACCAGCTCACCGATGATTCGGGGCATTACCGCCTCGAGACCATCGTGCCCGCACGGTACCCGGGACGGACCCGGCACATTCACGTCAAGGTCCAGGCCCCGGGCCGCCCCGCCCTCACCACCCAGCTATACTTCCCGGATGAGCCGGGCAATCAGCGTGACGGCATCTTCGATCCCAAGCTGGTGATGAAAGTCCGTGACGTGGAGGGCGGCAAGGTCGGCGCGTTCGATTTCGTTCTCCGGGGAGGATGACGATCTGTAGCCTCGCCCAGCGCGAATTATTCACGAACGCACGTACCGCTTCCTGGCCGCCCCCTCACCCTGCCCTCTCCCCCGATGGGGGAGAGGGATGAAAATGAATCCCTCTCCCTCGGAGAGGGAGAGGGCAGGGTGAGGGTGGCGTTGTCTCGCGAATAATGCAGGCGAGGAGGTCGCTGACATGCTCGTCGTCATGTGGGCCGCCGCTGCCCTGGCCGGAGTCATCCACGTCCTGTTCTTCTGCATCGAAAGTCTCTGGTGGACGAAGCCCGCCGTCTACCGTCGCTTTCGCAGCACCGCGGAGCAGGCGCAGGCCACGAAGGCGCTCGCGCTCAATCAGGGCTTCTACAATCTCTTCCTGGCCGTGGGCGCCTTCGCGGGTCTCGCCCTCATGGGCACGGGGCGCCCGGGCGCCGGCATGACGCTCGTGAGTTGGAATTGCGCGTCCATGCTGGCCGCCGCCGTCGTGCTCGCCGCCTCGTCGCCCCAGATGATCCGGGGCGCCGTCATCCAGGGCCTGGCGCCCCTGGTCTTCCTGCTCGGCCTCCTCTACTTGCGACTGGGCTGAGCTCAGATCACCCCGCGCGTGGCCAGATCGGCGATCTGGTCCTTCGTGTAGCCGATCGAGGTCAGGATCTCCTCGTTGTCCTGGCCCAGCTCGGGCGCGCTGTTGCGGATGGGAAGACGGCTCGCGCCGAAGGAGACCGGGTGCCCCAGGATCGTGAGGTCGCCGAGGGCCGGGGAATGAACGGGCTGGGCCATGGCCAGGTGCTGCACCTGGGGATCGGCGAATGACTCGTTGATCTTGTAGATGGGGCCGCAGGGCACGCCCGCCTCGTTGAGCAACGCGACCCACTCCGCGCTCGGCTTCTGCCGGGTCACCGGCATGAGCACCTCCATGAGCACGTCACGGTTCGCGGAGCGCGCCTTGGCCGTGGCGAAGCGGGCATCGGTGAGCAGATCGGGGCGCTCGATGGCGCGGCAGAAGCGCGTGTAGATGTCGTCTCCGGCGGCGGCGATGTTGATATGCCCGTCCTTCGTCTCGAAGACTCCCGTGGGAATGCCGGTGGGGTGGTTGTTGCCGGCTTGCGGCGCCACCTCCCCGCTCATGAGCCAGCGTGAGGCCTGGAAGTCCAGCATCGAGAGCATGGCTTCCAGCAGCGAGGTGTGCACCCATTTGCCCTCGCCCGTGATCTCACGCTCGAGGAGAGCGACCAGGATGCCTTGCGCGAGGAGGATTCCCGCGCAGAGGTCGGCGATGGGGATGCCCACGCGCACCGGTCCCTGGCCGGGAATTCCCGTGATGCTCATCAACCCGCCCATGCCCTGCGCGATCTGGTCCACCCCCGGCCGATCGCGGTATGGACCGCTCTGCCCGAAGCCGGAGATGCTGCCGTAGATCAGGCGCGGGTTGATCTGGCGCAGGCTCTCGTAGTCGATGCCCAGGCGCTTCTTCACGCCCGGGCGGTAGTTCTCGACGACGATGTCGGTCTCTCGCACGAGCTGCTTGAAGATCTTGACGCCCTCGGGATCCTGGAGGTTGAGGGTCATGCTCCGTTTGTTGCGGTGCAGGTTCTGGAAGTCGAAGCCGTGGCGCGCGCCGCCCATGCCGTCGCCCGTGCGCCCGCCGGGCATCTCGATCTTGATGGCCTGCGCGCCCCAGTCGACCAGCTGCCGCACGCAGGTCGGGCCGGCGCGGGCGCGGGTCAGGTCGAGGACATTGAAGCGAGCCAGGGGCAGCGCGGTGTTCTTCGCCATGGGATCAGGTCCTCACACGTTTTTTGGGCGGTTCGCTCGTCATAGCATTCCGTTCGGCGCCACCAGGATCTTACCGCTCCGCTCGCCCCGCTGCGCATGCGTCAAGGCCGCCTTGATCTCCTCGATCGGGTACACCTTCTCGACCGGCGCGTACAGGGTGCCATCCAGGATCTGCCGGCCGAGATCGGCGTAGATCTCTCGCACCTGCTCGAGGGAGCGCGTGGCCAGCCCGCGTCCGAGGATGAAGCCAACCAGGCTCTGCCCGCCCGAGATCAGCGTGCTGCGCGACATCACGGGATCCTCGCCGCTCATCGAGCCGTAGTTGCAGACGACCCCGCCCTCGCCGAGACACGCCGACAGTCGCGCCGTCGCGCGCCCGGACACCGCGTCGAGGCCGAGCCGAATCGGGGCGCCGCCCGTCTGCGCCTTCACCGCCTCGGCGAGGTCGGGCCCGTCGACGGCGCACCCGTCGGCGCCCAGCGCCTTCAGCTCGTTGAAGAGCGACTCGCGGCGCACGACGTTCATGGTCTTCACGCCGCGCGCGCGGGCGAGGGGGATGAGCAGGCGCCCCACGGCCGAGTTGGCGACGTTCTGGATCACCCAGTCGCCCGGCTTCAGCTTGACGATGTCGGCCAGGAGCAGGAGCGCCGTGGGCGGATTGATGCGCAGCATGGCCGCCTGCCGAAGATCCATGCGCAATGGCACGGGAATGACGTCCTCGCCCTTCACGCGCCGCTTCTGGGTCCAGTTCTCGCGCTGCAGGTTGATGACCAGATCGCCCGGCTTGACGTGGGAGACGCCGGCGCCGACCGCCGTGACACGGCCGACGCACTCAGCCCCCGGCGTGGCGGGCAGGGGCGGCTTGAGGCGATAGGTACCCCGGCAGAAGGAGATATCCGCCGGGTTGATCGGGAAGGCGAGGACGTCGAAGACTACCTCGCCCGCGCCGGGCGCGCCGACATCGGGCACTTCCGCGCACCGGGCGAACTCCTCGGGCTGCCCGTAGCCATCGATCAGGACCTGCTTCATGGCTCGTTCTCCCAGGCCGGGCGGCTCATCAGTCGAAGGTCAGCACGGTCCGCGCGACTTCCCCGGCTTTCATGGCCCGGAAGGCCTCGTTGATGTCGTCCAGCCGTCCGCGCCGGGTGACCATCTCGTCGAGCAGCAGCCGCCCCTGGCGGTAGAAATCGAGGTAGCGCGGGATGTCGACGCGGAAGCGGTTCGAACCCATGCGCGAGGTCTGCACCCGGCACTCCGGCCGGATGGCCATCCAGGGGAACTCGATCATCGCGTCGGGTGGCAGGACGCCCACAATGGTCGCGGTGCCCCGGATGGCGAGGCTCTCGATGGCCTGCCGCACCAGCTTCGCGTTGCCCACGGCCTCGAAGGCGTGATCCACGCCGGCGCCGCCCGTGAGGGCGCGGATCGCCTTGACGGGATCGTCCTTGGCGCTGTTCACCACGTGCGTGGCGCCCACTCTCTTCGCCATCTCCAGCTTCGAGTCGAACACGTCGACGCCGATGATCTGGCGGGCGCCGCCGATACGGGCGCCCTGGACGATGGCGAGGCCCACGCCGCCACAGCCGAACACGGCCACGGTCTGTCCGCCCTCGAGCCCCGAGGTGCGGAGCGCGGCGCCCACGCCGGTAAGAACCCCGCATCCCACGAGGGCAGCCCGGTCCAGGGGCAGGTCGCGGTCGATCTTCACGATGGAGTTCTCGTGGAGCAGCATCCGCTCCGCGTAGCTCGAGATGCCGATGAACTGCCGGAGCGGCTGACCCTGCTGCGAGAGCCGCGGCGCCGCTGACTCAGCGCGGGTGACGGCGCCACCCACGCAGAGGTTCGGGTGGCCGCCGAGGCACTGCGCGCAGCTGCCGCAGAATCCGGAGAGACAGGCGACCACGTGATCTCCCGGCTGCACCGTCGTCACCTCGGCCCCCACCGCCTCCACGACACCCGCGCCTTCGTGACCCAGGACGATCGGCTTGTCCAGCGGGAACCGCCCGATGCCATCGACGACATGCAGATCGCTGTGGCACACGCCTGTGGCCGCCGTGCGGACAAGAACTTCACGACCCCAGGGTTTGTCGATCTCCACCGATTCGATGGTCAGGGGCTCCTGCACCTTCCGGAAGACGGCGGCCTGCATGTCCATGCTCATTTCCTCCAGTCGAGCCACGCGCAGACGGCGCGTCCCATCACGAGCTCCTGGTCGCGACCGGACAGCCACGGCAGCTCCTCCGTGAACATCGTCACGCACTGCCGCCACGAGCACGGCATGCGCGTGATGTCGGTGCCCCAGAACATCCGCTCCGGCCCGAAGGCGTCGTAGATGCGGCGAAGGTGTCCGTGGATGTTGCGATAGGGATAGGGCTCGCTCGAGTAGCTGGGCGCCCCTGTGGCCTTGATGGCGACGTTCGGGTGCTTGGCGAGCGCGAGCATCTCGGGCAGAGACGACCAGGCCGCATCGTCCTTCGTGCCCGAGGGCCGGCCGAGGTGATCGATGATCAGCTTGAGCCGCGGGTGGCGCTCCGCGATCTGGCCGACGGTGGGCATGAAAGTCGCCGCGAGGAGCGCGATGGGCAGGCCGGCGCGCTCGGCAGCGGGCCACAGCCAGTCCATCGTTCCGTCCGTCGGCCAGGTCTTCATGTGCGGCTGCAGAAAGGTGAAGCGCAGGCCGACCATGCCCGGCCGCTTCTTCCAGCCGTCGATGAGGGCGCGGCTCTCGGGGCGGTCGAGGGGGAAGTTGCCGAGGATGGCGAACCGATCAGGATGCTGGCGAGCTGCTTCGACAGCCAGCTCGTTGGCATTCGGATCCCACGAGGTTGGCGGGTGGATGATCGCGGCATCCACGCCCGCCTCGGCCATCTCCTTCAGCAGCTCGTCCTTGGTGAAGCTCGCCACCTGCCGGTGGTTTGGATTCGCGGGCTTGCCCCCGCTCCAGATGTGGACCTGCGCGTCGACGATCATTGCAGCACTTCGGCGCCCGGGGCCGCCTCGAGCTCGCAGGCGTTCACTGTCATGGACAGCATGCTGTAGTAGCCGATGGCTCCCGTGAGCTGGATGAGCCCGTCATCGCCGAATCGTGTCTGCAGCGCCTTGAACGTGACGGCGTCGACCCGATGCTTGCGCATGAGCTCGCGGGTGAAGTCCACGATCTGGGCGTCTTCGGGCGGGATGCCGCGCGAGTGCTTCTCGCGGATGGCCGTGATGGTGGTCTCCGGCACGCCCTGTTTCCGTGCCGAGCCCGTCTGGGCGCCCCACACGTAGACTGCGTCGAGCTCCCGCGCCACTGTCATGGCCGCGAGCACGCGCACACGCATGTCGAGCGAGCCCTCGAAGCGGACGAAGGCCCCCAGGTGCGCGAGGCGGCCGGCCAGCTCGGGGCAGTGGAGGAACATCGTGAAGGGCCCCTGCAGCGCGCCACGGCTCTGCACGATGCCGTCCACGACCGCGTGATCCTTCGGGGCGACCTGCTTCTTGTCGGTGATGGACGTCAGCCTCGCCATGATTGGTCTCCTCGCCTACTAGTTCGCGTTGATCACACGCTGAAGTCCCGCCCCCTCACCCTACCCTCTCCCCCGATGGGGGAGAGGGATCGGACGGGAGACTGTTCTCATCCCTCTCCCCCGTCGCGGGGGAGAGGGCAGGGTGAGGCGCGGGCATGCCTAGCTCAGTCTCATCCCTCCCCCCCGTCGAGGGGGAGAGGGCAGGGTGAGGGGGCCAAGGCTAGCTCACCATCGCGTAGGTGCGCTCGATATTGCGAAGCAATCCCGCCCGCCAGGGGCGATAGTCGCCGTAGACGGAGAAGGGCTTCTCGTAGGTAGGCGCCAGCGCCTCAGGGACGCGCTGCTGAGCTTCCTCGAGCGTCGCCCCCCGCATCACTTCCTCGCGCACGGCCTCGACCATGTCGTGCACGTAGCCGCGGAAGGTGCGGAGCCAATCGCGGCCCGCCACCTCGCCGTGCCCCATGATCATGTGGGTGAAGTCGAGCTCGGCCAGCCGGTCGAGGGTGATCGCCCAGTCCTCCGGATACCCGTCGCCCATGAACGGCGTCCAGCCGATCACGGCATCGCCCGTGATCACCACCTTCTCCTTGGGCAGGTAGACGAAGACGTCACCCTCGGTGTGCGCGCGTCCCAGGTAAAGAAGATGAATCTCCCGGTCGCGCCGGTAGAGCTTCATCGTCCGGTCGAAGGCCATGGTGGGCAGCGCCGGCTTGAGCGCCTTTACCTCGGCATGGTAGGCCTCCGCCTGCTTCAGATCATCGGCGAGCTGGGCGCGGCGCTCGCCGCCGCCCGCCGCCGCGAGGTCGGCCTTGATCTGGGCGATCTCGCCGGGGCCCTGGCGGATATGGTCCTGGATGCGCTTGAGCCCCTTGGTGGCCATGGCCTCGCGCGTGATCTGGTTCGTGATGATCTCGGCGTTCGGATAGGCGGCGGGATAGACCTCGTTGCCGTGCCAGTGATCCCAGTGGAAATGCGTGTTCACGACGTAGCGGACGGGCTTGGTTGTGAGACCGCGCAGCTCCTGGACGATGAGGCGGGCGGCCGAGGGCTTGGAATGCGTGTCCACGATGACCACGCCGTCGTCGCTCTCGATGATGGCGGTGTTGCAATTGACCTTGTAGGCGGGCGCGGCCACCGCCACGTGCACGCCGTCGGCCACCTTCTTGATGTCGAACTTGGCGTCGCCCTTCGCCGGACCCTCGTGGCTGCAGCAATCCATCGCGCAGATCTCCTTTCGGAATAGCGCCCCCGCCGTCGTTCAGCCAACAGCCTGGCTACTATACGAACGCTGCTCTCGCGGCACAAGCCGCCTCCCCACTCATCCCTCTCCCCCATCGGGGGAGAGGGCCGCGGTTCGAGCTGAGCGGCGCAGCCGCGAGGCGAGGGCTGAGTAGATCAGGGGGCAAGTCGCAGCGCGCCAAGGGGCCCTCGACGGGCGCGATGGGTCGAAGTATGCTTGGGCGTCGCCGCCAACGAAACAGCCCGAGTCGCCCACGAGAGGAGACGCACGCATGCCAGCCGGAAAAGGAAAGTTCAAGGTTGTCGTCCAGCAGCCGTCAGGGGGCATTAGCTTCGACCTGGCCGAGGGCGCCTACGCCATCGAGCGCGAAGCCCTGGATCCCATCGGGGCCGAGATCGTCGAGGTGCCGGCCAAGACCGAGGAGGAGTTCATCGCCGCTGCCAAGGACGCCGACGCCGTCATCGCCCGCAATCGCCGCATCACGGTCGCCATCATCAAAGGCCTCAAGAACTGCAAGGTGATCGGGCTCGGCAGCGTGGGCGCCGACACGGTGGACGTGGACGCGGCCACCGAGGCCGGCATCGTCGTCACCAACGTGCCCGACGTCTTCATCGACGAGGTGGCCGATCACACCATGGCCATGTTCCTGGCCGCCCACCGGCGCCTGCGCCTCATGCACCAGCTCACGGTGGACGCCAAGTGGTCGGAGGGGCGCCCATACTTCAAGGACATTCCGCGTCTCTACGGCCAGACGCTCGGCTTGATCTCCTTCGGCAATGTGGCCAAGGCGGTGGCTCGGCGCTCCCACGCGTTCGGACTTCACATCATCGCCTACGATCCGTATCTGGCCGAGCTCGAGATGACGGCGGTAGGAGTGGAGCCGGTGACGAGCCTCATCGAGCTGTGCCAGCGCTCCGACTTCCTGTCCATGCACGCCCCCCTCAACGCGGAGACGCACCACCTGATGGGCGAGAAGCAGTTCAAGGCCATGAAGAAGTCGGCGCTCTTCATCAACAACGGCCGCGGGCCGACCGTGGACGAGAAGGCGCTCATCGAGGCCCTCAAGCAGAAGTGGATCGCCGGCGCCGCCCTCGATGTCTTCGAGCAGGAGCCCGTGGACCCCCTCAACGAGCTCTTGCACATGGACAACGTCATCGTCACGCCGCACATCGCCTCGGCCACCGCGCGCATGGCCCCCGAGACGCGCCGTCGCCTCGGCCGCGAGATCGCCACGGTGCTTCAGGGCAAGTGGCCGCGCTCGGCCGTCAATCCCGGCGTGCTCCCGCGCACGAGCCTCATCCGCTGGCAGCCCTACCCCATGGGCCGCGGCCCCAACCGCTAAGCGCGGCTCTTCTCGCCCTCTCTCCCTCGTGGTGGGAGAGATCACCCCTCATGCATCCCTCTCCCCCATCGGGGGAGAGGGCAGGGTGAGGAGGCAAGCGCCGTCACTCGTTCGCGACACACATGCTGGAGGACGGCCACGACATCCGCACCGTCCAAGAGCTCCTCGGGCACCGCGACGTGTCCACCACCATGATCTACACGCATGTCCTCAATCGCGGGCCGGCCGGGGTTCAGAGCCCCGCCGATCGGATGATGGGTCCATGACGCCGAGCCCAGTCCACCGCCGCTATGCAGACCGCGCATATCGTATATCCCAGGTCCGCATAGCAAGACGCCCCGCTGGTCCGCACAGCGGGAATTCGCTGTCTTTCTGGGGCGCTTGGCACCGAGCCATATCCGCCATCACCGTGCTACGCTCCAC is a window encoding:
- a CDS encoding amidohydrolase family protein; this encodes MSYDLVIKNGWVVDGSGQPRYRGDVGVTGGRISAIGRIRESAREVIDADGRVVSPGFVDGHTHMDAQIFWDPLGTCSCWHGITSVVMGNCGFTLAPCAKEDRHLVIRNLQRAEDISVEAMEAGIDWRWTTFPQFLDTLESLPKGINYSGYLGHSALRTYVMGERAFEKPATEDDLAAMERELREAIAAGAMGFTTSRSPSHETPDRRPVASRVATWDEVRRLVGAMGEMNAGIFEIAGEGVDRADNDPGLRDYQRRLRDLAVETGRPVTFGLFTRRDAPAVWRTYLDLLEDTAAAGGRMFAQVHSRALSSVLSFKTQLPFDRLPVWKELRALPLPEQARRLRDPELRRALVRASRERDEGKALGTEARPVPFEWLFVMETPDGPHRSISEVARERGCDPVEAMIDLALEKDMEVFFLHPVANENQDYALELIKHPRTVVTFSDSGAHVSQLMDASLQTHLLSYWVRAKQALTLEEGVRMLTFDTATQWGFTDRGLIREGFAADLVVFDPDTVGAEMPEVVNDLPAGARRLIQRARGFSATVVNGETVLRDGKHTGALPGRLLRGPLARRS
- a CDS encoding FMN-binding negative transcriptional regulator, whose translation is MYLPAHFEETRVEVIHRLIREHPLAVLVTLGAAGLNANHIPLEIDPEPAPFGTLRGHVARANPVWRDFARDVEALTVFQGPQAYISPAWYQTKKETGKVVPTFNYIVVHAYGSLRIIQDEAWLRGLVERLTTRHESGRPEPWKVSDAPEDFIKTQLRAIVGIEMPVTRLLGKWKVSQNRPPVDREGVVRGLNAMNDVDAAAMARLVKGPQTS
- a CDS encoding zinc-dependent alcohol dehydrogenase family protein; this encodes MKQVLIDGYGQPEEFARCAEVPDVGAPGAGEVVFDVLAFPINPADISFCRGTYRLKPPLPATPGAECVGRVTAVGAGVSHVKPGDLVINLQRENWTQKRRVKGEDVIPVPLRMDLRQAAMLRINPPTALLLLADIVKLKPGDWVIQNVANSAVGRLLIPLARARGVKTMNVVRRESLFNELKALGADGCAVDGPDLAEAVKAQTGGAPIRLGLDAVSGRATARLSACLGEGGVVCNYGSMSGEDPVMSRSTLISGGQSLVGFILGRGLATRSLEQVREIYADLGRQILDGTLYAPVEKVYPIEEIKAALTHAQRGERSGKILVAPNGML
- a CDS encoding DUF1304 domain-containing protein is translated as MLVVMWAAAALAGVIHVLFFCIESLWWTKPAVYRRFRSTAEQAQATKALALNQGFYNLFLAVGAFAGLALMGTGRPGAGMTLVSWNCASMLAAAVVLAASSPQMIRGAVIQGLAPLVFLLGLLYLRLG
- a CDS encoding intradiol ring-cleavage dioxygenase, giving the protein MDSSNRGRDYSRREFLIVSLGTAGMVLVASEARAAPACGVDGAVTPPQTEGPYFKPSSPARASLIEPGVSGTKLVIEGSVVTTDCKPVRGARLDFWQADADGHYDNSGNRLRGHQLTDDSGHYRLETIVPARYPGRTRHIHVKVQAPGRPALTTQLYFPDEPGNQRDGIFDPKLVMKVRDVEGGKVGAFDFVLRGG
- a CDS encoding CoA transferase, with the translated sequence MAKNTALPLARFNVLDLTRARAGPTCVRQLVDWGAQAIKIEMPGGRTGDGMGGARHGFDFQNLHRNKRSMTLNLQDPEGVKIFKQLVRETDIVVENYRPGVKKRLGIDYESLRQINPRLIYGSISGFGQSGPYRDRPGVDQIAQGMGGLMSITGIPGQGPVRVGIPIADLCAGILLAQGILVALLEREITGEGKWVHTSLLEAMLSMLDFQASRWLMSGEVAPQAGNNHPTGIPTGVFETKDGHINIAAAGDDIYTRFCRAIERPDLLTDARFATAKARSANRDVLMEVLMPVTRQKPSAEWVALLNEAGVPCGPIYKINESFADPQVQHLAMAQPVHSPALGDLTILGHPVSFGASRLPIRNSAPELGQDNEEILTSIGYTKDQIADLATRGVI
- the pal gene encoding peptidoglycan-associated lipoprotein Pal; this encodes MRTTARSAKVILLMLALAGLLTGCPKRPVATGVAAPAPPAPTATPAPTPAPPAMVTPAPAPAPAPPPRAAQFVENDNLKDVYFDFDKSDIRPPDAKILDANAAWLKTRGNDLVLIEGHCDERGTNEYNLALGERRARATMNYLLAQGLPASRITIISYGKERPVCSEHAESCWARNRRAHFLVKSQ